A window of the Lepus europaeus isolate LE1 chromosome 5, mLepTim1.pri, whole genome shotgun sequence genome harbors these coding sequences:
- the PIGV gene encoding GPI mannosyltransferase 2 — protein sequence MWPLDPARREVLRFAVSCRVLTLVLQALFNAIIPDHHAEAFAPPRLAPSGCVDRLVEGLLGGLSRWDAEHFLFIAEHGYLYEHNFAFFPGFPWALLVGTEVLRPLRGFLSLRSCLLISAALLNSLFSVLAAAALHDLGRLVLHCPRQALDAALLFCLSPASVFLAAGYSEALFALLTFSAMGQLERGRVWTSGLLFALATSVRSNGLVSVGFLVHSQCQGCCSALGVRSLPRQLCKLGASVLLSVLTVSLPFALFQYYAYRQFCLPGSVLPIPKPLVQLATDKGYRIAGGHEPPWCSWDLPLVYSYIQDVYWNVGFLRYYELKQLPNFLLAAPAAFLVAWAAWTYVTTHPWLCLTLGLRKITNRETLEKPDPGFLSPRVFVYVVHASVLLLFGWLCMHVQVLTRFLGSSTPILYWFPAHLLQDQEPLLRSQETVLWKPPAGDSPPGQMVPRNSVVGLLYNWKTCSPVTRYILGYFLAYWLLGLLLHCNFLPWT from the exons ATGTGGCCCCTGGACCCGGCCCGGAGAGAGGTGCTGCGGTTTGCGGTCAGCTGCCGTGTTCTGACTCTGGTGCTGCAG GCTCTCTTcaatgccatcatcccagatCACCACGCCGAAGCGTTCGCTCCTCCTCGCCTGGCCCCCTCGGGCTGCGTGGACCGGCTTGTGGAAGGTCTTCTGGGCGGCCTGTCCCGCTGGGATGCCGAGCACTTCCTGTTCATTGCCGAGCACGGCTACCTCTATGAGCACAACTTCGCCTTCTTCCCTGGCTTCCCCTGGGCCCTGCTGGTGGGGACGGAGGTGCTGAGACCCCTGCGGGGATTCCTGAGCCTGCGCAGCTGCCTGCTGATTTCAGCAGCACTGCTCAATTCGCTGTTCTCTGTGCTGGCCGCAGCCGCGCTCCATGACCTGGGCCGTCTGGTGCTGCACTGCCCGCGCCAGGCCTTGGATGCAGCGCTGCTCTTTTGCCTCAGCCCCGCCAGCGTCTTCCTGGCGGCCGGGTACTCGGAAGCTTTGTTCGCTCTCCTGACCTTCAGTGCCATGGGGCAGCTGGAGCGGGGCCGAGTCTGGACGAGTGGACTCCTCTTTGCCCTTGCTACCAGCGTGCGCTCCAACGGGCTGGTCAGCGTTGGCTTCCTTGTGCACTCTCAGTGCCAAGGCTGCTGCTCTGCTCTGGGGGTGCGGAGTCTGCCGAGACAGCTTTGTAAGCTGGGGGCCTCCGTGTTGCTGTCAGTGCTCACAGTCAGCCTTCCCTTCGCGCTCTTTCAGTATTATGCCTACCGCCAGTTCTGTCTGCCAGGCTCTGTCCTCCCCATCCCTAAGCCCTTGGTGCAGCTGGCCACAGACAAGGGCTATCGGATTGCAGGGGGACATGAGCCCCCGTGGTGTTCCTGGGACCTTCCCCTAGTGTACAGCTACATCCAGGACGTCTACTGGAATGTTGGCTTTTTGAGGTACTATGAGCTCAAGCAGCTGCCCAATTTTCTACTGGCTGCACCAGCGGCTTTCCTGGTTGCCTGGGCAGCTTGGACATATGTGACCACCCACCCTTGGCTCTGCCTTACACTTGGCCTTCGAAAGATCACGAATAGGGAGACCCTCGAGAAGCCGGACCCTGGATTCCTCAGTCCTCGGGTGTTTGTGTACGTGGTGCACGCGTCAGTGCTGCTGCTGTTCGGATGGCTGTGCATGCACGTCCAG GTTCTCACCAGGTTTTTGGGCTCCTCCACTCCTATCCTGTACTGGTTTCCAGCCCACTTGCTTCAGGATCAAGAGCCACTGTTGAGATCCCAGGAGACTGTGCTGTGGAAGCCTCCTGCGGGGGACTCCCCACCAGGACAGATGGTCCCCAGAAATTCTGTCGTGGGACTTCTGTACAACTGGAAAACCTGTTCTCCAGTCACACGCTACATTCTGGGCTACTTCCTGGCTTACTGGCTCCTGGGACTACTCCTGCATTGCAACTTCCTGCCTTGGACTTGA